A region of Oryzias latipes chromosome 18, ASM223467v1 DNA encodes the following proteins:
- the LOC111946338 gene encoding uncharacterized protein LOC111946338, protein MDIDEALDYDNVKAAILSKFNINPENYRQRFRSLEIHADESPRELYARLKELYLKWIQPMGKTANEIGELIILEQYLRMLSPELQVWIREHKPESAAEAAKMAEVFVAARHRGQPWSYTAWKEKDGNNPAPQYRQRAASNVGVQSVRGGQPARVPICYLCGVEGHTKPMCPKKTKLTQMCVAPRFEAPDGPPVGVKLTPVEVNGELMTALIDTGSDQTLVHQQFISPHLITTKTIPVCCVHGDKKSYPTADVYIKIADQTYLLNVGVVDKLPFPVVLGLDLPVLFDLLDTDHSCYAAVTRARAKHVEPLPTLSALPFFDADLEATPGKSRKSRKQRRKEKFQHTAVKFSDDPEPELPLNFRIPDNIVEMQCSDPTLKHLFQRTEEKNTETMQNHGGENFVLRKGILYRQQGSAFKLVVPEAVREIVLTLGHSVPWAGHLGKHRTMNRIRKHFYWPGLSKDVAVFCKTCPQCQLTSTRVPSRAPLQPLPVISTPFERIGMDIVGPLERSKSGNRYMLVITDYATKYPEVFPLKTIKAREVAYCLVQFFSRVGLPLEILTDRGTNFLSTLLSQVYQLLGIKSLRTTAYHPQTDGLTERFNQTIKQMLRKFVNESGTDWDKWLPYLLFAYREVPQASTGFSPFELLYGHEVRGPLSLLKDMWEGDRPHSETVNVVSFVVQMRERLEKMSELAQAHMAEAQKQQKVWYDRSARQRSFSPGQKVLVLLPSSDSKLLTKWQGPFEVLQRIGQTTYRVSTPGQSRSTRLLHVNLLKEWVERAEKEQQVLLIRRIPEEDEVDEQYLSSTLSPNQDLDHLSKEQQLQVRALCSTPVFQENPGRTDIIQHDIILKDGAVVKRRSYRLPERLLTNLKEEVDLMLSLGVIEPSKSEWCSPVVLVPKKDGSIRFCIDFRYLNSVSKFDSYPTPRIDDLIERLGCAKYLTTIDLCKGYWQVPLTRHSRELTAFRTPWGLFQFTVLPFGLHGAPATFQRLMNQVLCGVSEFAAAYLDDIVIFSNTWDEHLGHLERVLDCLQGAGLTVNPSKCVFAKPETDYLGYIIGNGMIKPQTDKVSAIQSCPLPVTKKQLRSFLGMAGFYHRFIPHFSARAALLTDLTGARSPNNLQWTKEAEAAFEDIKRALSKNPVLYSPNFQKPFILQTDASDRGLGAVLLQGPPDDRHPVAFISRKLFPREVHYSTVEKEALGIKWALDSFKYYLLGRELTLETDHKALQWLARMKDTNGRITRWYLAIQPYYFTIHHIPGRNNSTADFLSRCPSESLEGEGV, encoded by the coding sequence ATGGATATTGATGAGGCCCTGGATTATGATAATGTTAAAGCTGCAATTTTGTCAAAGTTTAACATCAACCCAGAGAACTACAGACAAAGATTTCGTTCTCTGGAGATACATGCTGATGAAAGCCCAAGAGAGCTTTATGCCAGGCTCAAAGAGCTCTACCTGAAGTGGATCCAGCCAATGGGTAAAACTGCTAATGAAATTGGTGAACTGATCATTTTGGAGCAATACTTGAGGATGCTTTCTCCTGAGCTGCAGGTGTGGATACGAGAACATAAGCCAGAGTCAGCAGCAGAAGCTGCTAAGATGGCAGAGGTGTTTGTTGCTGCCCGCCACAGGGGACAACCATGGAGTTATACTGCCTGGAAGGAGAAAGATGGCAACAACCCAGCTCCTCAGTATCGGCAACGAGCAGCCAGTAATGTGGGTGTGCAGTCGGTAAGGGGAGGCCAACCAGCCAGAGTACCAATTTGCTATCTATGTGGAGTAGAAGGACACACCAAACCCATGTGTCCTAAAAAGACAAAGCTCACTCAAATGTGTGTGGCTCCACGCTTTGAAGCACCTGATGGGCCTCCGGTGGGAGTGAAGTTGACACCTGTAGAAGTAAATGGAGAACTAATGACTGCTCTCATTGATACTGGCAGCGACCAGACTCTGGTGCATCAGCAATTCATCTCACCTCATCTGATCACTACAAAAACAATCCCAGTTTGTTGTGTACATGGAGATAAGAAATCCTATCCCACAGCAGATGTCTACATCAAAATTGCAGATCAAACGTATCTATTAAATGTTGGAGTTGTTGATAAACTGCCTTTTCCTGTTGTGTTGGGTTTAGACCTCCCTGTACTATTTGATTTGCTGGACACTGACCATTCATGTTATGCTGCAGTGACAAGGGCGAGAGCTAAGCATGTGGAACCACTTCCAACACTTAGTGCTCTACCTTTCTTTGATGCAGACTTGGAGGCTACACCCGGGAAGTCTCGTAAGTCCCGTAAGCAAAGGAGGAAGGAGAAGTTCCAACACACTGCTGTTAAATTCTCTGATGACCCTGAGCCAGAATTGCCGTTAAATTTCAGAATCCCAGACAACATTGTTGAAATGCAATGCAGTGACCCAACCCTAAAACATCTTTTCCAGAGGACGGAGGAGAAAAACACGGAGACTATGCAAAATCATGGTGGAGAAAACTTTGTTCTGAGGAAAGGCATTCTCTATCGCCAGCAGGGGTCAGCATTTAAACTAGTGGTTCCTGAGGCTGTCAGAGAAATTGTGCTGACTTTAGGACATTCAGTTCCCTGGGCTGGCCACTTGGGGAAGCACAGAACCATGAACCGCATTAGGAAACATTTCTACTGGCCTGGCTTGAGTAAGGATGTTGcagttttttgtaaaacttGCCCTCAGTGCCAACTAACTTCTACCAGAGTCCCCTCCAGAGCTCCTCTACAACCATTACCAGTGATTAGCACCCCGTTTGAGAGGATAGGAATGGACATTGTTGGACCATTAGAAAGAAGCAAATCGGGCAATAGGTACATGTTGGTGATAACTGATTATGCCACCAAATACCCGGAGGTGTTCCCTTTAAAGACCATAAAGGCTAGAGAAGTTGCCTATTGCCTGGTGCAATTTTTTTCCAGAGTTGGGTTGCCTCTGGAGATCTTAACTGACCGGGGTACCAATTTTTTGTCTACGTTGCTGTCACAAGTATACCAACTGTTGGGCATCAAAAGCTTAAGAACCACTGCGTACCATCCTCAAACAGATGGCCTTACAGAGCGCTTCAATCAAACCATCAAGCAAATGCTAAGGAAATTTGTCAATGAGTCTGGAACAGATTGGGATAAGTGGTTGCCATACCTGTTATTTGCGTACAGAGAAGTACCACAAGCCTCCACTGGTTTTTCTCCATTCGAACTGTTATACGGACACGAAGTGAGAGGCCCTCTCTCTCTGCTCAAAGACATGTGGGAAGGGGATCGGCCTCATTCAGAGACTGTtaatgttgtttcttttgttgttcaGATGCGGGAACGGCTGGAAAAAATGAGTGAGCTGGCCCAAGCTCACATGGCAGAGGCTCAAAAACAGCAGAAGGTCTGGTATGATCGATCAGCTCGTCAGCGGTCATTCAGTCCTGGCCAGAAGGTGCTTGTTCTTCTTCCCAGCAGCGATAGCAAGTTGCTCACAAAATGGCAAGGCCCCTTTGAGGTTTTGCAGAGAATTGGGCAGACCACCTATCGTGTCTCAACACCTGGACAATCACGCTCCACCCGGCTACTTCATGTTAATCTCCTGAAAGAGTGGGTGGAAAGGGCTGAAAAGGAACAACAAGTTCTGCTTATCAGAAGGATCCCGGAAGAGGATGAGGTGGATGAGCAGTATCTTTCCTCAACTCTCTCACCAAATCAGGATCTGGATCATCTCTCTAAAGAGCAGCAACTTCAGGTGAGAGCCTTGTGCAGTACACCAGTATTCCAGGAGAACCCTGGGCGAACTGACATCATTCAGCATGACATCATCTTAAAAGACGGAGCTGTCGTGAAACGCAGGAGCTACAGGTTGCCTGAACGCCTTTTGACCAACCTGAAGGAGGAGGTGGATCTGATGCTCTCTCTGGGTGTGATTGAGCCATCTAAGAGTGAGTGGTGCAGCCCTGTAGTATTGGTCCCGAAGAAAGATGGGAGCATTAGGTTCTGCATAGACTTTAGGTACCTGAATTCAGTCTCCAAGTTTGACTCTTATCCAACTCCTCGTATTGATGATCTGATAGAGCGACTGGGATGTGCCAAATACCTGACCACCATAGATTTATGCAAGGGCTATTGGCAGGTCCCACTGACTCGTCACTCCAGAGAGCTGACTGCCTTCCGAACCCCATGGGGGTTGTTTCAATTTACTGTTCTACCCTTTGGACTTCATGGAGCTCCAGCCACCTTTCAGCGCCTCATGAATCAGGTACTATGTGGAGTTTCAGAGTTTGCTGCAGCCTATTTGGATGATATTGTTATTTTCAGTAATACCTGGGATGAGCACCTTGGACATTTGGAGAGGGTGCTGGATTGTCTCCAGGGGGCGGGACTAACTGTCAATCCTTCCAAATGTGTCTTTGCTAAACCCGAAACCGACTATCTGGGCTACATCATCGGCAATGGAATGATAAAACCGCAAACTGACAAAGTTTCAGCTATTCAGTCCTGTCCATTGCCTGTCACTAAGAAGCAATTGAGATCTTTTTTGGGCATGGCTGGGTTTTATCACCGGTTCATCCCTCATTTTTCGGCCAGGGCAGCATTACTCACGGACCTAACTGGAGCCAGGAGTCCTAATAACCTCCAATGGACCAAAGAGGCAGAAGCAGCTTTTGAGGACATCAAGCGGGCATTAAGTAAGAACCCTGTCCTGTACAGTCCAAACTTTCAAAAGCCATTTATTCTACAGACAGATGCTTCTGATAGAGGTTTGGGGGCAGTGCTTCTACAAGGCCCTCCAGACGACAGACATCCTGTGGCCTTCATCAGTCGGAAACTGTTTCCACGAGAGGTTCATTATTCAACCGTGGAGAAAGAAGCGCTGGGAATAAAGTGGGCCCTAGACTCCTTCAAGTACTACCTTCTTGGACGGGAGTTAACACTGGAAACCGACCACAAGGCCCTACAGTGGCTGGCAAGGATGAAGGACACAAATGGGAGAATTACCAGATGGTACCTAGCCATCCAACCATACTACTTCACCATCCACCACATCCCAGGAAGGAACAATTCCACTGCGGACTTCCTCTCTCGCTGTCCCAGCGAGAGTCTTGAGGGGGAGGGTGTGTGA